The following proteins are encoded in a genomic region of Haloarcula marina:
- a CDS encoding sensor histidine kinase — protein sequence MGESSGRVTPFETIVEAAGDPMYTLDAAGRFDYVNDALVQQVTYSRADILGDPVARLLTDRAVRRCYDAIDSLHAGDADAETIEIQVTPGDGTRRNAEVTIALLPTESGDGGGDDGYRGTVGIVRDITDVRRSEQQLAVLERILRHNLRNELTVIAGRADHLQQELDDEALAEHAADALAAAERIRSLSEGVRDLHESVRPEESLSTHDLVAVVERAVETRVGTQPETTVRVDCPDSAVILATDAVALAVSELLQNAVDHGRPPVTISVADGDDGVTLRIADEGPGIPTSEREAVLTKTETPLAHGSGLGLWLVTWVLDSCGGDLSFETPADGGTVAIARFRTP from the coding sequence ATGGGTGAGTCCAGCGGCCGCGTCACGCCCTTCGAGACTATCGTGGAGGCCGCGGGTGACCCGATGTACACGCTCGACGCGGCGGGGCGCTTCGACTACGTCAACGACGCCCTCGTCCAGCAGGTGACCTACTCGCGGGCGGACATCCTCGGTGACCCAGTCGCCCGCTTGCTCACCGACCGCGCCGTCCGACGGTGCTACGACGCAATCGACTCGCTGCACGCGGGCGACGCCGACGCCGAGACCATCGAGATTCAGGTGACGCCCGGCGACGGCACCCGACGCAACGCCGAGGTCACCATCGCGCTCCTTCCGACCGAATCGGGCGACGGGGGCGGCGACGACGGCTATCGCGGGACCGTCGGTATCGTCCGGGACATCACCGACGTTCGCCGGAGCGAACAGCAACTCGCCGTCCTCGAACGCATCCTCCGGCACAACCTCCGAAACGAACTGACTGTCATCGCGGGTCGCGCGGACCATCTCCAACAGGAACTCGACGACGAGGCGCTGGCCGAACACGCCGCCGACGCCCTCGCGGCCGCCGAGCGAATCCGCTCGCTCTCCGAGGGCGTCCGCGACCTCCACGAATCCGTTCGCCCGGAGGAATCGCTGTCGACCCACGACCTCGTGGCCGTCGTCGAACGGGCCGTCGAGACGCGAGTGGGAACGCAACCCGAGACGACAGTGCGAGTCGACTGCCCGGACAGCGCCGTGATACTCGCGACGGACGCGGTGGCGCTCGCCGTCAGCGAACTCCTCCAGAACGCGGTCGACCACGGCCGCCCGCCCGTGACGATTTCGGTGGCTGACGGCGACGACGGCGTCACGCTCCGCATCGCCGACGAAGGCCCGGGTATCCCGACGAGCGAACGCGAGGCGGTCCTCACGAAGACCGAGACGCCGCTGGCACACGGGAGCGGACTGGGCCTGTGGCTCGTGACGTGGGTGCTCGACAGTTGCGGCGGCGACCTCTCGTTCGAGACCCCGGCCGACGGCGGGACCGTCGCAATCGCGCGGTTCCGGACACCGTGA
- a CDS encoding histidine kinase N-terminal 7TM domain-containing protein, which translates to MSWQFTVYAGPTLFATVVALALAGYTARLISDRTADATAVLFLGITLAVAVWTGFSALKLLHTDPSTKLLFYRLLHVGAAALPPLFFLFALAYTDRRRWLRAEVVALVWAAPLAFVCLLFLNPDGVIIGGVDVATGALVTLRVEDGPGFLLFVAYSTVLTFGALGVVAYEAARVGRSYLPQAAWMAFGATVPIVFVFLNGSSVPPFDSGVNLVPTSGSVAALAFGFVVFRYRLFDYPPLAYTTAMKYSPDGMFVLDEAGRIVHANPSGQDVLDDAGTDIGEPMTALVAAFDPEITSEGVFEVGRDGGPTRYVSVRVEELRRGGPRVGWVVVLRDVTEQQRRQRKLERQAERLNAFASTVSHDLRNPLTVAQGFLELAQAEGDGDVDREALDRVATAHERMAEIIEDLLQLAKQGEQIDATAAVPLDELAAETWANVDTASATLSADTGMTVQADRTMLRHVFENLFRNAVEHGGPDVAVRVGPLADGFFVEDTGPGIPEAERESVLESGYTTAEHGTGYGLQIVHSIVAAHGWDLRVTGASGGGARFEMVGLR; encoded by the coding sequence GTGTCGTGGCAGTTCACCGTCTACGCCGGCCCGACGCTCTTTGCGACGGTCGTCGCTCTCGCGCTCGCGGGCTACACCGCCCGCCTCATCTCGGACCGGACCGCCGACGCAACGGCAGTGCTGTTTCTCGGCATCACTCTCGCAGTGGCGGTCTGGACCGGCTTCTCGGCGCTCAAGCTCCTCCACACTGACCCGAGCACGAAACTGCTGTTCTATCGGCTCCTGCACGTCGGCGCGGCGGCACTGCCCCCGCTCTTTTTCCTGTTCGCCCTCGCGTACACCGACCGGCGTCGATGGCTCCGCGCCGAGGTGGTCGCGCTCGTGTGGGCCGCGCCGCTCGCCTTCGTCTGTCTCCTGTTCTTGAATCCCGACGGAGTCATCATAGGCGGCGTCGACGTCGCGACGGGTGCCCTCGTGACCCTCCGGGTCGAGGACGGCCCCGGATTCCTGCTGTTCGTCGCCTACAGTACCGTCCTCACGTTCGGTGCGCTCGGCGTCGTCGCGTACGAAGCGGCCCGCGTCGGCCGGTCGTACCTTCCGCAGGCGGCGTGGATGGCGTTCGGAGCGACGGTCCCCATCGTCTTTGTGTTCCTCAACGGTAGTTCGGTTCCCCCGTTCGATTCGGGCGTGAACCTCGTGCCGACTTCCGGGTCGGTCGCCGCGCTCGCGTTCGGGTTCGTCGTGTTCAGATACCGGCTGTTCGACTACCCGCCGCTCGCGTACACGACGGCGATGAAGTACTCCCCCGACGGGATGTTCGTCCTCGACGAAGCGGGCCGAATCGTCCACGCGAACCCGAGCGGGCAGGACGTTCTCGACGACGCCGGGACGGACATCGGCGAACCGATGACGGCGCTCGTCGCGGCGTTCGACCCCGAGATAACGTCCGAGGGGGTCTTCGAAGTCGGCCGGGACGGGGGGCCGACGAGGTACGTCAGCGTCCGCGTCGAGGAACTGCGCCGCGGAGGGCCGCGGGTCGGGTGGGTCGTCGTACTCCGGGACGTGACCGAACAGCAACGGCGGCAGCGGAAACTCGAACGGCAGGCGGAGCGACTGAACGCCTTCGCGTCGACGGTGTCCCACGACCTCCGGAACCCGTTGACCGTCGCACAGGGGTTCCTGGAGTTGGCACAGGCGGAGGGCGACGGCGATGTCGACCGCGAGGCGCTCGACCGGGTCGCCACCGCACACGAGCGGATGGCCGAGATAATCGAGGACCTGCTCCAGTTGGCGAAACAGGGCGAACAGATAGACGCGACGGCGGCCGTCCCGCTGGACGAACTGGCGGCCGAGACGTGGGCGAACGTCGACACCGCGTCGGCGACGCTGTCGGCCGACACCGGGATGACGGTACAGGCCGACCGGACGATGCTCCGGCACGTCTTCGAGAACCTGTTTCGCAACGCCGTCGAACACGGCGGGCCGGACGTGGCCGTCCGGGTCGGTCCCCTCGCCGACGGTTTCTTCGTCGAAGACACCGGCCCGGGTATCCCCGAGGCCGAGCGCGAGTCGGTGCTCGAATCCGGCTACACCACGGCCGAACACGGGACGGGCTACGGCCTGCAGATAGTCCACTCGATAGTCGCCGCCCACGGCTGGGACCTGCGCGTCACCGGGGCGAGCGGCGGCGGCGCTCGCTTCGAGATGGTTGGACTCCGATAG